The following proteins are encoded in a genomic region of Haloarcula salinisoli:
- a CDS encoding GIY-YIG nuclease family protein, protein MAAGGTYTLVLERESDGPIEVGALGDIDFPAGWYAYTGSALGSGGFSRVERHRAVASGGNDARHWHIDYLLGEDATSVETVVTTAVDIECAVARRLADTVGGAVPDFGCSDCGCRSHLVGCDGREELVAAVERAHDVVASERD, encoded by the coding sequence ATGGCGGCCGGCGGGACGTACACGCTCGTCCTCGAACGCGAAAGCGACGGCCCCATCGAGGTGGGTGCGCTGGGCGATATCGACTTCCCCGCGGGCTGGTACGCCTACACCGGCAGCGCGCTGGGCTCGGGCGGCTTTTCCCGCGTCGAGCGCCACCGCGCCGTCGCGAGCGGGGGCAATGACGCCCGCCACTGGCATATCGATTATCTGCTGGGTGAGGACGCGACCAGCGTCGAGACCGTCGTGACGACTGCTGTGGACATCGAGTGTGCCGTCGCCCGGCGGTTGGCCGACACTGTAGGCGGAGCCGTTCCCGACTTCGGCTGTTCTGACTGTGGCTGTCGCTCGCATCTCGTCGGCTGTGACGGCCGCGAGGAGCTGGTGGCGGCCGTCGAGCGGGCCCACGATGTGGTCGCCAGCGAGCGTGACTAG
- a CDS encoding MFS transporter — translation MTEPASGLARAIDRIRGQRAVVWAVITSTFFIGFGGGVVYPILPNLGAVLGISPFLVGLILSANRFSRLVANAPAGGLVDRFGTRTPFVVGMGIQAVATAGYVVAMVAPAPEAWFMVARIGWGVGSALVFATAYTIASDVSDGGSRGANMGLIRGGVLFGFPTGVVIGGVVSEVAGTVTAFSVAAAFAVLASAVAYWTVPETHVESDANQSVTPWDVNTSLPALTVGTVNFAVFFVYIGAFFATLVLFLGRAQLRVFGFDAQGSSGIFMGVTVVAAGLSMYAGGAITDRRGSRVPTLLVFLVATSVGFALLAVTESVPVLVVACLLIGGGQGGSSGPLMALLGDLVPDAQMGRAVGTNNVLGDLGGGFGPIVTLPLVDAVGFDPIYVACAALPLLAGLVLLAGVRRETGQFVPRVDS, via the coding sequence GTGACCGAGCCCGCAAGCGGTCTGGCCCGAGCCATCGACCGCATCCGCGGCCAGCGAGCCGTCGTCTGGGCGGTCATCACGAGCACCTTCTTCATCGGCTTCGGCGGTGGCGTCGTCTACCCCATCCTGCCGAACCTGGGTGCTGTGCTGGGGATTTCCCCGTTTCTCGTCGGCCTGATTCTCTCCGCCAACCGGTTCTCGCGGCTGGTCGCGAACGCGCCGGCAGGCGGGCTGGTCGACCGCTTTGGCACGCGAACACCGTTCGTCGTCGGGATGGGAATCCAGGCGGTCGCGACCGCAGGCTACGTCGTCGCGATGGTCGCGCCCGCCCCCGAGGCGTGGTTCATGGTCGCCCGAATCGGCTGGGGCGTCGGGAGCGCGCTCGTCTTCGCGACGGCCTACACCATCGCCTCGGACGTCAGCGACGGCGGCTCGCGGGGCGCGAACATGGGCCTCATCCGCGGCGGCGTCCTCTTTGGCTTCCCGACGGGCGTGGTCATCGGGGGCGTCGTGAGCGAGGTCGCCGGCACGGTCACGGCCTTTAGCGTCGCCGCTGCCTTCGCCGTCCTCGCCAGCGCCGTGGCGTACTGGACCGTCCCGGAGACCCACGTCGAGAGCGACGCGAACCAGTCGGTCACGCCCTGGGACGTAAACACCAGCCTGCCGGCGCTGACGGTCGGCACGGTGAACTTCGCCGTCTTCTTCGTCTACATCGGGGCCTTCTTTGCCACACTCGTGCTCTTTCTCGGCCGGGCCCAGCTGCGGGTGTTCGGCTTCGACGCGCAGGGCTCGTCGGGCATCTTCATGGGCGTCACCGTCGTCGCCGCCGGCCTCTCGATGTACGCCGGCGGTGCCATCACCGACCGCCGGGGGTCGCGGGTCCCGACGCTGCTGGTCTTCCTGGTCGCCACGTCGGTCGGCTTCGCACTCCTGGCCGTCACCGAGAGCGTCCCCGTCCTTGTCGTCGCCTGCCTGCTGATCGGCGGCGGACAGGGCGGGTCGAGCGGGCCGCTGATGGCGCTGCTGGGCGACCTCGTCCCCGACGCCCAGATGGGCAGGGCCGTCGGGACGAACAACGTGCTGGGCGACCTCGGCGGGGGCTTTGGCCCCATCGTCACGCTCCCACTGGTCGACGCCGTCGGCTTCGACCCCATCTACGTCGCCTGTGCGGCCCTCCCGCTACTGGCCGGGCTGGTCCTGCTGGCCGGCGTGCGCCGGGAGACGGGGCAGTTCGTGCCGCGAGTCGACTCCTGA
- a CDS encoding rhomboid family intramembrane serine protease: protein MRALRHSPTLVTLALILAVFACQELAGLLGWRGLFALSNPLLARPWTVVTSVYAHASVSHLVANALALALGGLLVERLTTSARFHAFFVAVGSLAGVTQVALVGVVGPLVSGMPAQVAVLGASGAILGLYGYLLGANRVTELLVAGIELEPRFQLALGVLLAGLITVLTANPGAALIAHFTGLLLGFLAGRAHLLAPGENTQGRQPTVE from the coding sequence ATGCGCGCCCTCCGACACAGCCCGACGCTCGTGACCCTGGCGCTCATCCTGGCGGTGTTTGCCTGCCAGGAACTCGCCGGGCTCCTCGGCTGGCGGGGGCTGTTCGCGCTGTCGAACCCCCTGCTCGCGCGGCCCTGGACGGTGGTGACGAGCGTCTACGCCCACGCGAGCGTCTCGCATCTGGTCGCCAACGCCCTCGCGCTGGCGCTTGGCGGCCTGCTCGTCGAGCGGCTGACGACGAGCGCGCGCTTTCACGCCTTCTTCGTCGCCGTGGGCTCGCTCGCGGGCGTGACACAGGTGGCCCTCGTCGGCGTCGTGGGTCCGCTCGTCTCCGGTATGCCCGCGCAGGTCGCCGTCCTCGGCGCGAGCGGGGCCATCCTCGGGCTGTACGGCTATCTGCTCGGGGCGAACCGGGTCACCGAGCTGCTCGTGGCCGGCATCGAGCTCGAACCGCGGTTCCAGCTCGCGCTCGGCGTCCTGCTTGCGGGGCTGATAACCGTGTTGACGGCCAATCCCGGCGCGGCGCTCATCGCACATTTCACCGGGCTGTTGCTCGGATTCCTCGCCGGGCGAGCACACCTGCTGGCGCCGGGAGAGAACACGCAGGGACGCCAGCCGACCGTCGAGTAA
- a CDS encoding ParA family protein, whose translation MTTSTLALVGVAGGAGTTRTAVEMAATLARADRSVAVLDAAFGTQGLATYVSGRISDDMTAVAVGESAFEAALYDADYDVPGRVAVCPAHAPFERIARAKAPDAARTLETVVADAADRFDHVLVDVPPVAANQAVAALTAADRRALVAPATQRGVDLLPRQRGRLRDIDAPAEAVLATRTDAPDAVAVADADHELPAGDPVGPTALDPESALAPAVAAAVEGLFDTELGLDFEEPRLLDRL comes from the coding sequence ATGACCACATCGACGCTCGCGCTGGTCGGCGTCGCCGGCGGCGCCGGGACGACCAGAACGGCCGTGGAGATGGCGGCGACGCTCGCCCGGGCCGACCGCTCGGTCGCCGTGCTCGACGCCGCCTTCGGGACGCAGGGACTGGCGACGTACGTCAGCGGACGGATATCGGACGATATGACCGCCGTCGCCGTCGGCGAGAGTGCCTTCGAGGCGGCGCTGTACGACGCCGACTACGACGTGCCAGGCCGTGTCGCCGTCTGCCCGGCCCACGCGCCCTTCGAGCGCATCGCCCGCGCGAAGGCGCCCGACGCGGCCCGGACTCTCGAGACCGTCGTCGCCGACGCCGCCGACCGGTTCGACCACGTCCTGGTGGACGTCCCGCCCGTGGCGGCCAACCAGGCCGTCGCCGCGCTCACGGCCGCCGACCGGCGGGCCTTGGTCGCGCCCGCGACCCAGCGCGGCGTCGACCTGCTGCCAAGACAGCGCGGCCGCCTGCGGGACATCGACGCCCCGGCCGAGGCCGTCCTCGCCACCCGCACCGACGCTCCCGACGCCGTCGCCGTCGCGGACGCCGACCACGAACTCCCCGCGGGCGACCCGGTCGGGCCGACCGCACTCGACCCCGAGTCGGCGCTCGCGCCCGCCGTCGCCGCCGCTGTCGAGGGCCTGTTCGACACGGAGCTTGGGCTGGACTTCGAGGAACCCAGGTTGCTCGACCGGCTCTAG
- the fer gene encoding ferredoxin Fer has product MPTVEYLNYEVVDDNGWDMYDDDVFSEAADLGLDDEDHGELDVNEGEYILEAAEAQGYDWPFSCRAGACANCAAIVLEGEIDMDMQQILSDEEVEEKNVRLTCIGSPDADEVKIVYNAKHLDYLQNRVI; this is encoded by the coding sequence ATGCCCACGGTAGAGTACCTAAACTACGAAGTAGTGGACGACAACGGCTGGGACATGTACGACGACGACGTCTTCAGTGAGGCTGCGGACCTCGGACTCGACGATGAGGACCACGGCGAGCTGGACGTCAACGAAGGCGAGTACATCCTCGAAGCGGCGGAGGCACAGGGCTACGACTGGCCCTTCTCGTGCCGTGCCGGCGCCTGTGCGAACTGTGCCGCCATCGTCCTCGAAGGCGAAATCGACATGGACATGCAGCAGATTCTCAGCGACGAGGAAGTCGAAGAGAAGAACGTCCGACTGACCTGTATCGGCAGTCCCGACGCCGACGAGGTCAAAATCGTCTACAACGCCAAGCACCTCGACTACCTGCAGAACCGCGTCATCTAA
- a CDS encoding MFS transporter has translation MSEAAATQAPDTEADGETDRSGRRWWTVAVFAYITLEGAGLQMRGAVIPALRRTFDVPEWQLGLVAPAGTVGYVLAVVVVGAVAGRLDTRWLLLVGIVGTGAGILVMGVAPSFGLFLAALLGRGLFTGIGRGTDRPLLSHLYPRQRGRIFGFYDMMWAVGATAGPLLVAAAVAAGNWRLAYYALALAFVPVVALALWLPTPRIDGGDDPLDRAELRRITRQPAVLTMAVALFLSTGFEGGLFTWVTTYAQGRLPETLATASLSVMLAAYIPGRFASGWLSERLGYVRLAVGLVGLTIPAFVYTFFLAEGYGLLVGLFTIGLALSGMYPTLLAYATEAVPEHSAPVNATAAVTSAAGIAVVPAAMGFVIGGSGVAAAMRLLALPLALLAVVLSYALYRAIQ, from the coding sequence ATGAGCGAGGCGGCCGCCACGCAGGCACCCGACACGGAGGCCGACGGCGAGACCGACCGGTCGGGCCGGCGCTGGTGGACGGTCGCCGTCTTCGCGTACATCACGCTGGAGGGCGCCGGGCTGCAGATGCGCGGCGCGGTCATCCCGGCGCTCCGGCGGACCTTCGACGTGCCCGAGTGGCAGCTGGGGCTGGTCGCGCCCGCGGGAACCGTCGGCTACGTGCTGGCCGTGGTCGTCGTCGGCGCCGTGGCGGGCCGACTGGACACGAGATGGCTCCTGCTGGTCGGCATCGTCGGCACCGGCGCCGGCATCCTTGTGATGGGCGTCGCCCCCTCCTTCGGGCTCTTTCTGGCGGCGCTGCTGGGCCGCGGGCTGTTTACCGGCATCGGCCGGGGGACCGACCGGCCGCTGCTCTCGCATCTCTACCCCCGCCAGCGCGGTCGTATCTTCGGCTTCTACGATATGATGTGGGCCGTCGGCGCGACGGCGGGCCCGCTCCTCGTCGCGGCCGCCGTCGCCGCCGGGAACTGGCGACTGGCCTACTACGCGCTCGCGCTCGCCTTTGTCCCGGTCGTCGCGCTCGCCCTCTGGCTGCCGACGCCACGCATCGACGGCGGCGACGACCCGCTGGACCGGGCCGAGCTGCGCCGCATCACCCGCCAGCCGGCGGTCCTGACGATGGCGGTCGCACTGTTCCTCTCGACGGGGTTCGAGGGCGGGCTGTTCACGTGGGTGACGACCTACGCGCAGGGCCGCCTGCCGGAAACGCTTGCGACGGCGTCGCTGTCGGTCATGCTGGCGGCCTACATCCCCGGCCGCTTTGCCTCGGGCTGGCTCTCCGAACGGCTCGGCTACGTCCGCCTGGCCGTCGGCCTGGTCGGGCTGACGATTCCGGCCTTCGTCTATACGTTCTTCCTCGCGGAGGGGTACGGCCTGCTGGTCGGCCTCTTCACCATCGGACTGGCCCTGTCGGGGATGTACCCCACGTTGCTGGCCTACGCCACCGAGGCCGTCCCCGAACACAGCGCGCCGGTCAACGCGACCGCCGCCGTCACGAGCGCCGCCGGCATCGCCGTCGTCCCCGCCGCGATGGGTTTCGTCATCGGCGGGTCGGGCGTCGCGGCGGCGATGCGACTGCTCGCGCTCCCGCTCGCCCTGCTGGCCGTGGTCCTGTCGTACGCACTGTACCGGGCCATCCAGTGA
- a CDS encoding glutamate-5-semialdehyde dehydrogenase codes for MTETDTHDQVTQANRAALRLANVDEARRNAALADIADAIRENSEAILAANETDVEEAERMLAEGEYTQALVDRLKLDEGKLESIAGMVESVAEQADPLGETLAARELDEDLELYKLSVPIGVVGTIFESRPDALVQIAALALKSGNAVILKGGSEASESNRVLYETILEATADLPEGWATLIEAHEEVDRLLSMDDLVDLVMPRGSSEFVSYIEANTQIPVLGHTEGVCHVYVDEAADLEMAEDIALDAKVQYPAVCNAVETLLVNESVAEEFLPDAVSRYREEGVTLRGDAATRDIVDVDPVTDDDWRAEYGDLELAIKVVEDVYDAVSHINENGSKHTESIVTEDADTAETFMTGIDAASVFHNASTRFADGYRYGLGAEVGISTGKIHARGPVGLEGLTTYKYYLEGDGQLVASYAGEDALPFTHREFDGEWNPGHLADE; via the coding sequence ATGACTGAGACAGACACGCACGATCAGGTGACACAGGCCAACCGCGCAGCCTTGCGCCTCGCGAACGTCGACGAGGCACGTCGAAACGCCGCGCTCGCCGACATCGCCGACGCCATCCGCGAGAACAGCGAGGCTATCCTCGCGGCCAACGAGACGGACGTCGAGGAGGCCGAACGGATGCTCGCCGAGGGCGAGTACACGCAGGCCTTGGTCGACCGGCTCAAACTCGACGAGGGCAAACTCGAGAGCATCGCCGGGATGGTCGAGTCCGTCGCCGAGCAGGCGGACCCGCTCGGGGAGACACTCGCGGCGCGCGAACTCGACGAGGACCTCGAGCTGTACAAGCTCTCGGTCCCTATCGGCGTCGTCGGCACCATCTTCGAGTCCCGACCCGACGCGCTGGTCCAGATTGCTGCACTCGCGCTGAAGTCGGGCAACGCCGTCATCCTGAAGGGCGGCAGCGAGGCCAGCGAGTCCAACCGGGTGCTGTACGAGACGATTCTGGAAGCGACCGCCGACCTGCCCGAGGGGTGGGCCACCCTCATCGAGGCCCACGAGGAGGTCGACCGGCTGCTTTCGATGGACGACCTCGTGGACCTCGTGATGCCCCGTGGCTCCTCCGAATTCGTCTCCTACATCGAAGCGAACACCCAGATTCCGGTGCTTGGCCACACCGAGGGCGTCTGTCACGTCTACGTCGACGAGGCGGCCGACCTCGAGATGGCCGAGGATATCGCGCTGGACGCGAAGGTCCAGTACCCCGCCGTCTGCAACGCCGTCGAGACGCTGCTCGTCAACGAGTCCGTGGCCGAAGAGTTCCTCCCGGACGCCGTTTCCCGCTACCGCGAGGAAGGCGTCACGCTCCGGGGCGACGCCGCCACCCGTGACATCGTCGACGTCGACCCCGTCACCGACGACGACTGGCGGGCCGAGTACGGCGACCTCGAACTCGCCATCAAGGTCGTCGAGGACGTCTACGACGCCGTTTCTCACATCAACGAGAACGGTTCCAAGCACACCGAATCCATCGTCACTGAGGACGCCGACACGGCCGAGACGTTCATGACCGGTATCGACGCCGCCAGTGTCTTCCACAACGCCTCGACCCGCTTCGCCGACGGCTACCGCTACGGTCTCGGTGCCGAGGTCGGCATCTCCACGGGCAAGATTCACGCCCGCGGCCCGGTCGGGCTGGAAGGCCTGACGACCTACAAGTACTATCTGGAGGGCGACGGCCAGCTGGTCGCCAGCTACGCCGGCGAGGACGCACTGCCCTTCACCCACCGGGAGTTCGACGGCGAGTGGAACCCCGGCCATCTGGCCGACGAGTAG
- a CDS encoding HIT family protein, which translates to MDDCIFCQIVAGDIPSRTVYEDDDVLAFLDANPLAPGHTLVIPKDHHETLNDLPEDLGSEVMAALHRLTPAVEDAVDAPASTVAFNNGEAAGQEVPHVHGHIVPRFEDDGGRTIHALVSERPDLSDDELDDIAAKISD; encoded by the coding sequence ATGGACGACTGTATCTTCTGTCAGATCGTCGCCGGCGACATCCCCAGCCGCACCGTCTACGAGGACGACGACGTGCTGGCCTTTCTGGACGCGAACCCGCTCGCGCCGGGCCACACACTCGTCATTCCGAAAGACCACCACGAGACGCTGAACGACCTCCCCGAGGACCTCGGGAGCGAGGTCATGGCGGCGCTGCATCGCCTGACGCCGGCCGTCGAGGACGCCGTCGACGCGCCCGCGAGTACGGTGGCGTTCAACAACGGCGAGGCCGCCGGCCAGGAAGTCCCACACGTCCACGGCCACATCGTCCCCCGATTCGAAGACGATGGCGGTCGCACCATCCACGCGCTGGTCAGCGAGCGGCCGGACCTCTCCGACGACGAACTGGACGACATCGCGGCGAAGATCAGCGACTAG
- a CDS encoding ribonuclease H-like domain-containing protein, with translation MRVENSFIGVDGVGEQTEQSIWEQGVTHWDEFEPSVVGGKRGDRIDQFIREGREYLDAADVAYFDRQFPSSEQWRLYETFDEQACFFDIETTGLDEHRNQVTTVSLHQAGETETLVAGDDLTAGNLRAAFADADLLVTFNGKRFDVPFLEANFDVDLQRPHLDLMYTCKKIGLSGGLKQVEQDIGIERDRPDISGQDAVRLWREHERGQDGSLETLVSYNREDTVNLQTLADEVTTRLDERIFVG, from the coding sequence GTGCGCGTCGAGAACAGTTTCATCGGGGTCGACGGCGTCGGCGAGCAGACAGAGCAGTCCATCTGGGAGCAGGGTGTTACCCACTGGGACGAGTTCGAACCGAGCGTCGTCGGCGGCAAGCGGGGCGACCGCATCGACCAGTTCATTCGCGAGGGCCGTGAGTATCTCGACGCCGCTGACGTGGCCTACTTCGACCGGCAGTTCCCCAGCAGCGAGCAGTGGCGCCTCTACGAGACCTTCGACGAGCAGGCGTGTTTCTTCGACATCGAGACGACGGGACTGGACGAACATCGCAACCAGGTGACGACGGTCTCCCTGCACCAGGCCGGCGAGACCGAGACGCTGGTCGCGGGTGACGACCTCACCGCCGGCAACCTCCGGGCGGCCTTCGCCGACGCCGACCTGCTCGTGACGTTCAACGGCAAGCGCTTCGACGTCCCCTTCCTCGAAGCGAACTTCGACGTCGACCTCCAGCGCCCGCATCTGGACCTCATGTACACCTGCAAGAAAATCGGCCTCTCGGGCGGCCTCAAGCAGGTCGAACAGGACATCGGCATCGAGCGCGACCGACCCGACATCTCCGGGCAAGACGCGGTGCGACTCTGGCGGGAACACGAGCGCGGTCAGGACGGCTCCCTCGAGACGCTCGTCTCCTACAACCGCGAGGACACCGTCAACCTCCAGACGCTGGCCGACGAGGTGACGACGCGGCTCGACGAGCGGATCTTTGTCGGCTAG
- a CDS encoding universal stress protein: MYEDVLLPFDGSDGAAAALHHAAEIAHWADATIHLLFVADTTRESVTVVETEVVDALVQEGEDVLEDAAETLRTLGADYDTDVVQGNPAPTIVEYAERYDHDVIVMPTHGRTGISRYLLGSVTEKVVRLASVPVLSARMQPDEQLVFPYDNILIPTDGSPSAAHAAEYGVSLAAALDATVHVVSVVETRSLGVDVRSTVSDREREQAATEAVEAVASAAATQGVTDTVSHIEHGTPLAKILETIDSADIDAVVMGTTGKRGTERILLGSVTEKTVRAAPIPVITVRDGENAN, encoded by the coding sequence ATGTACGAGGACGTTCTGCTTCCGTTCGATGGAAGTGATGGCGCAGCGGCGGCACTGCACCACGCCGCCGAGATCGCTCACTGGGCCGACGCGACAATTCATCTGCTATTCGTCGCGGATACGACACGGGAGAGCGTCACGGTCGTCGAGACGGAGGTCGTCGACGCGCTCGTCCAGGAGGGCGAGGACGTGCTCGAGGACGCGGCGGAGACGCTGCGCACGCTCGGTGCGGACTACGATACCGACGTCGTTCAGGGGAACCCAGCGCCGACGATAGTGGAGTACGCCGAGCGATACGACCACGACGTTATCGTGATGCCGACGCACGGTCGGACGGGGATATCACGATACCTCCTCGGGAGCGTCACCGAGAAGGTCGTCCGCCTGGCGTCTGTCCCAGTGCTCTCGGCCCGGATGCAGCCCGACGAGCAGCTGGTGTTCCCCTACGACAATATCCTGATACCAACAGACGGGAGTCCCAGTGCCGCGCATGCCGCCGAGTACGGGGTCTCCCTCGCAGCGGCACTCGATGCGACCGTTCACGTGGTATCCGTCGTGGAGACGCGGTCACTCGGTGTGGACGTTCGTTCGACGGTCTCCGACCGGGAACGTGAGCAGGCGGCGACCGAGGCGGTCGAAGCCGTCGCGTCCGCGGCAGCGACACAGGGAGTGACAGACACTGTCAGCCACATCGAACACGGCACACCGCTTGCAAAGATACTCGAGACCATCGATTCGGCAGACATCGACGCCGTCGTAATGGGAACGACAGGAAAGCGCGGGACCGAGCGAATCCTGCTTGGCAGCGTCACCGAAAAGACCGTCCGCGCTGCACCGATTCCCGTCATCACAGTTAGAGACGGCGAAAACGCGAACTAG
- the hisA gene encoding 1-(5-phosphoribosyl)-5-[(5-phosphoribosylamino)methylideneamino]imidazole-4-carboxamide isomerase: MFPTFEVVPAVDMQDGQVVQLVGGERGTEKTYGDPVAAAERWVEAGARTLHLVDLDGAFEGERVNGDAIDAVLEAVDDDIDVQLGGGIRTAEDAISLLERGVDRVILGTAAVENPDIVAEISDEHADSVLVSLDAKDGEVVVSGWTEGTGLDPAEAAQRYADLGAAGILFTDVDVEGQLEGVRTDPVARLVDAVDIPVVASGGVATIEDVLALEDAGAAAVVVGSALYEGEFTLEAAQNAVDER, encoded by the coding sequence ATGTTCCCGACGTTCGAGGTCGTGCCGGCGGTCGATATGCAGGACGGACAGGTGGTCCAGCTCGTGGGTGGCGAGCGCGGCACCGAGAAGACCTACGGCGACCCCGTCGCGGCGGCCGAGCGGTGGGTCGAGGCCGGCGCCCGGACGCTGCACCTGGTCGACCTCGACGGCGCCTTCGAGGGCGAACGGGTAAACGGCGACGCCATCGACGCGGTCCTCGAGGCGGTCGACGATGACATAGACGTGCAACTCGGCGGAGGCATCCGCACCGCCGAGGACGCCATCTCGCTGCTGGAGCGGGGCGTCGACCGCGTGATTCTGGGGACAGCGGCCGTCGAGAACCCCGATATCGTCGCCGAGATAAGCGACGAACACGCCGACAGTGTGCTCGTCAGCCTCGACGCGAAAGACGGCGAGGTCGTCGTCTCCGGCTGGACCGAGGGCACAGGGCTGGACCCGGCCGAAGCCGCACAGCGGTACGCCGACCTTGGCGCCGCCGGAATTCTCTTTACCGACGTCGACGTCGAGGGCCAGCTGGAGGGGGTCCGCACCGACCCCGTCGCGCGGCTGGTCGACGCCGTCGACATCCCCGTCGTCGCCAGCGGCGGCGTCGCGACCATCGAGGACGTGCTGGCCCTGGAAGACGCCGGCGCGGCGGCCGTCGTCGTCGGCAGCGCGCTGTACGAGGGGGAGTTCACGCTCGAAGCGGCACAGAACGCCGTCGACGAGCGGTAG
- a CDS encoding inorganic phosphate transporter produces MVEVLFALGVIVAIFVGFNIGGSSTGVAFGPAVGSNTLTKFSAAALMTVFAMAGGLLVGPAVVKNLGSNLVATQFSPLISIVVLFFIGVALFLSNVVGVPASTSMTAVGAIAGLGLARGTLNAGLMLEIVVWWLVSPILAFWVSGVIGRYFYPKLVAWFAVSQSEGALLTYDRSGTIPRPSLGENTTRREFIGTTVVIGIGCYMGFSAGASNVANAVAPLVGNGSLDLYPAIVLGGAAIGLGAFTIARRTMDTVGNDLTDLPLVAAIVVATVASTIVTFLSALGIPASFVIIATMSIVGLGWGRATRMTRLSETVTGKDTPDVSVGALTADAEDAPTVGGKKGTPEPTTPEPIGEESREDLPKASDLFEPATTARVIFLQNVVPSIATVAAYLVFRFLPVF; encoded by the coding sequence ATGGTCGAGGTTCTCTTCGCGCTCGGCGTTATCGTCGCTATCTTCGTCGGTTTCAACATCGGGGGGTCCTCGACAGGGGTAGCCTTCGGCCCGGCCGTCGGGTCGAACACCCTCACGAAATTCTCGGCGGCGGCGCTGATGACAGTGTTCGCGATGGCCGGCGGACTGCTGGTCGGTCCCGCAGTCGTCAAGAATCTCGGGAGCAATCTCGTGGCCACGCAGTTCTCACCGCTCATCAGCATCGTCGTGCTCTTCTTTATCGGGGTCGCGCTGTTCCTCTCGAACGTCGTCGGCGTCCCCGCCTCGACGTCGATGACGGCTGTGGGTGCCATCGCCGGGCTGGGACTCGCACGCGGGACGCTCAACGCCGGTCTGATGCTCGAAATCGTCGTCTGGTGGCTCGTCTCACCCATCCTCGCGTTCTGGGTCAGCGGCGTCATCGGGCGGTACTTCTACCCCAAACTGGTCGCGTGGTTCGCCGTCTCCCAGAGCGAGGGCGCCCTGCTGACGTACGACCGCTCGGGGACGATTCCCCGCCCCTCGCTGGGTGAGAACACGACTCGCCGCGAGTTCATCGGGACGACCGTCGTCATCGGTATCGGCTGTTACATGGGCTTCTCGGCGGGGGCGTCGAACGTCGCCAACGCCGTCGCGCCGCTGGTGGGCAACGGCTCGCTGGACCTCTACCCGGCTATCGTCCTGGGCGGGGCCGCCATCGGGCTGGGGGCCTTTACTATCGCCCGGCGGACGATGGACACCGTCGGCAACGACCTCACCGACCTCCCGCTGGTGGCCGCAATCGTCGTCGCCACGGTCGCCTCGACTATCGTCACCTTCCTCTCTGCGCTTGGCATCCCCGCCAGCTTCGTCATCATCGCCACGATGAGCATCGTCGGGCTGGGCTGGGGCCGGGCGACGCGGATGACCCGACTCTCCGAGACTGTCACCGGCAAGGACACGCCCGACGTCTCTGTCGGTGCCCTGACTGCCGACGCCGAGGACGCCCCGACCGTCGGTGGGAAGAAAGGGACGCCGGAACCGACCACACCCGAGCCCATCGGCGAGGAGAGCCGCGAGGACCTCCCGAAGGCCTCGGACCTGTTCGAACCGGCGACGACGGCTCGGGTCATCTTCCTCCAGAACGTCGTCCCCTCCATCGCGACTGTCGCCGCGTATCTGGTCTTTCGGTTTCTTCCAGTGTTTTGA
- a CDS encoding universal stress protein, which produces MTDYLVATASVHVTAAAADYLQGRLDPSEDSVVVVGVREPGRHERDAGDAANVARSRLAAAMPETEVREGDPTAALLAAIDDHDPDVVLVGANAGTEGASGVGSTAAALLERSDRPVVVVPLPDL; this is translated from the coding sequence ATGACGGACTATCTCGTCGCCACCGCGTCGGTCCACGTGACCGCCGCGGCGGCCGACTACTTGCAGGGTCGACTCGACCCGAGCGAAGACAGCGTCGTCGTGGTCGGGGTTCGAGAACCCGGGCGTCACGAACGGGACGCCGGCGACGCGGCCAACGTCGCCCGGTCGCGGCTGGCGGCGGCGATGCCCGAGACCGAGGTTCGGGAGGGCGACCCAACGGCAGCGCTCCTGGCGGCGATCGACGACCACGACCCCGACGTGGTGCTCGTCGGCGCCAACGCCGGGACCGAGGGCGCGTCGGGTGTGGGGTCGACGGCGGCGGCGCTGCTGGAGCGAAGCGACCGGCCCGTGGTCGTGGTTCCGCTGCCCGACCTCTAG